One genomic segment of Ricinus communis isolate WT05 ecotype wild-type chromosome 3, ASM1957865v1, whole genome shotgun sequence includes these proteins:
- the LOC8270482 gene encoding uncharacterized protein LOC8270482, translating to MDFANNTTNYSPSSSSTSTSSTPHPTNTTTTATATTTSDPMQSWWESISKARARILSLSSLLPSDPSSSFSLSSLADSDRPAISLLSSIDAYSLLSLALSNPLSGSGSDPLCQWLYETYLSQDTHLRFVVLSFIPLLLGLYLSRIHSSDSASSSIPSLAGFEAVLLAIYSSEAKSRGGKPVLVQIPDLSQPSLYHTPRNKHNSSGFSAVGVLSPSLEPQIAVKSTKRPIIVGIVLDCYFKQISQMPSWSKVELCKFATSWAGQDCVCKDKLDGVKEIEVRNGTGNGYFLEGKSFSNGYENNGYEIDDVVEEMEEKLRFERNGNEDLESKGVRIPLPWEILQPLLRILGHCLLGPLNSQDVKDAASVAVRRLYARGSHDLAPQAILATRSLIQLDNKAREAAKTAAAAAAAANVPSNANTPSKAKKPEILLVSK from the coding sequence ATGGACTTCGCTAACAACACCACCAACTACTCcccctcctcctcctccacctccacctcctccACTCCCCACCCGACCAACACAACCACAACCGCCACAGCCACCACCACCTCCGATCCAATGCAATCGTGGTGGGAATCAATCTCAAAAGCACGTGCGCGCATCCTCTCCCTTTCATCTCTCCTTCCTTCAGAtccttcctcttctttctcCCTCTCTTCTCTCGCTGACTCTGACCGTCCCGCAATTTCTCTCCTCTCCTCGATCGATGCTTATAGTCTTCTCTCTTTAGCTCTTTCGAATCCTTTATCTGGTTCTGGCTCTGATCCACTTTGTCAATGGCTTTACGAGACTTATCTTTCGCAGGACACCCACCTTCGTTTTGtggttctttcttttattccttTACTTCTTGGCTTATATCTTTCGCGAATTCACTCTTCAGATTCTGCTTCGAGTTCAATCCCTTCTCTGGCTGGTTTTGAAGCTgttcttcttgctatttactCTTCTGAAGCTAAATCTCGCGGTGGTAAGCCTGTTCTTGTGCAAATTCCTGATCTTTCTCAGCCTTCTCTTTATCATACTCCGCGGAATAAGCATAATTCAAGTGGGTTTTCGGCTGTTGGGGTCTTGTCGCCTTCGCTTGAGCCGCAGATTGCTGTTAAGTCTACTAAGCGACCGATTATTGTTGGGATTGTACTTGATTGCTATTTTAAGCAGATCTCACAAATGCCCAGTTGGTCTAAAGTTGAATTGTGTAAATTTGCTACTTCTTGGGCTGGTCAGGATTGTGTTTGTAAAGATAAATTGGATGGtgttaaagaaattgaagttaGGAATGGTACTGGAAATGGGTATTTTTTGGAGGGTAAGAGTTTTAGTAATGGTTATGAAAATAATGGGTACGAGATTGATGATGTTGTTGAGGAAATGGAGGAGAAATTGAGGTTTGAAAGAAACGGAAATGAGGATTTAGAGTCCAAAGGGGTGCGAATTCCGCTGCCTTGGGAGATTTTGCAGCCTCTATTGAGGATTTTGGGACACTGTTTGTTGGGGCCATTGAATTCTCAAGATGTTAAAGATGCAGCATCTGTGGCAGTTAGGCGGTTGTATGCTAGAGGGTCTCATGATTTGGCTCCGCAGGCTATATTGGCTACACGGAGTCTTATTCAGCTTGATAATAAAGCCCGTGAGGCTGCAAAGACGgctgcagcagcagcagctgcTGCTAATGTTCCTTCTAATGCTAACACACCTAGTAAAGCTAAGAAACCAGAAATTCTTTTGGTTTCCAAGTGA